A stretch of the Notamacropus eugenii isolate mMacEug1 chromosome 2, mMacEug1.pri_v2, whole genome shotgun sequence genome encodes the following:
- the LOC140522620 gene encoding heat shock cognate 71 kDa protein-like: MLKEPTVGIDLGTTYTCVRVFQHGKVEIIANDQGNRTTPSYVTFTDTEHLISDAAKNQVAMNPTNTVFDAKHLIGRRFDDTVVQSDMKHWPFMVMNDTGRPKVQVEYKGETKSFNPEEVSSMVLTKMKEIAEAYLGKTVTNAVITVLAYFNDSQRQVTKDAGTIADGIFEVKSTAGDTHLGEEDFDNQMVNHFIAGFKQKHKDINENKRTVYCLCTACEHAKCTSSSSTKASIDIDSLYEVDPVEKALRDANLDKSQILDIILVGGSTQIPKIQKLLQDFFNCKKLNKSINPDEAVAYGAAVQAAILSGDKSENVQDLLLLGVTSLSLGTETASAVMTVLIKCNTTIPTKQTQTFTTYLDSQPGVLIQVYEGERAMTKDNSLIGKFELTGIPPAPRGVPQIEVTFDIDTNGILNVSAVDKSTGKENKITLTHDKGRLSKEDIERMVQEAEKYKAQDEKQRDKNQTAEKEEFEHQQKELEKVCNTIITKLYQGAGGMPGDMPGGFPGGGAAPSGDASSGPTIEEVD; the protein is encoded by the exons ATGTTGAAGGAACCCACAGTTGGCATTGATCTTGGCACCACTTACACCTGTGTGAGAGTCTTCCAACATGGGAAAGTGGAGATCATTGCTAATGACCAAGGAAACAGGACCACCCCCAGCTACGTCACCTTCACTGACACAGAACATTTAATCAGTGATGCTGCAAAGAATCAAGTTGCAATGAACCCCACCAACACAGTTTTTGATGCCAAACATCTGATTGGTCGCAGATTTGATGATACAGTTGTACAGTCAGACATGAAGCACTGGCCTTTTATGGTAATGAATGACACAGGCAGGCCTAAGGTTCAAGTGGAGTACAAAGGGGAGACCAAAAGTTTCAATCCAGAAGAAGTGTCTTCTATGGTCttgaccaagatgaaagaaattgctgaagcTTACCTTGGGAAGACTGTCACTAATGCTGTCATCACAGTACTAGCCTATTTCAATGATTCCCAACGTCAGGTCACTAAAGATGCTGGCACCATCGCTG ATggcatctttgaggtcaagtCCACAGCTGGGGACACCCACTTGGGTGAGGAGGACTTTGACAACCAAATGGTCAACCATTTCATTGCGGGGTTCAAGCAAAAGCATAAGGACATCAATGAGAACAAGAGGACTGTTTACTGTCTTTGCACCGCTTGTGAACATGCAAAATGCACCTCCTCTTCTAGTACCAAAGCCAGTATTGACATTGACTCCCTCTATGAAG TGGACCCTGTGGAAAAGGCCTTAAGAGATGCCAATCTagataaatcacagattcttgaCATCATCCTGGTGGGTGGTTCCACTCAAATTCCCAAAATCCAGAAGCTTCTCCAAGACTTCTTCAATTGCAAGAAGCTCAATAAGAGTATCAATCCTGATGAGGCTGTTGCTTATGGTGCAGCTGTCCAGGCTGCCATTTTGTCTGGAGATAAATCTGAGAATGTGCAGGACTTGTTGCTGTTGGGTGTCACTTCTCTTTCCCTTGGAACTGAAACTGCTAGTGCAGTTATGACTGTTCTGATCAAATGTAATACCACTATCCCCACCAAGCAGACACAGACATTTACCACCTATTTGGACAGCCAACCTGGTGTGCTTATTCAGGTTTATGAAGGTGAAAGGGCAATGACAAAGGATAACAGCCTTATTGGCAAATTTGAGCTCACAGGAATCCCCCCAGCACCCAGAGGTGTTCCTCAGATTGAAGTAACATTTGACATTGATACAAATGGCATTCTCAATGTTTCTGCTGTGGAtaagagcacaggcaaggagaacaaGATCACCCTCACCCATGATAAAGGACGTCTGAGCAAGGAAGACATTGAGCGTATGGTCCAGGAGGCTGAGAAATACAAGGCTCaggatgagaagcagagagacaag AATCAGACcgctgagaaggaagaatttgagcatcagcagaaagagctggagaaggtcTGCAATACCATCATTACCAAGCTGTACCAGGGTGCGGGGGGTATGCCAGGAGATATGCCTGGTGGATTTCCAGGGGGTGGAGCAGCCCCATCTGGAGATGCTTCTTCTGGACCCACCATTGAAGAGGTGgactaa